From one Idiomarina sp. X4 genomic stretch:
- a CDS encoding DMT family transporter, with protein MATTDTSQKAVILASFLILSAEASFAGVSALVKFISQDQPFEQLVFFRNLTAFLVLLPWLWRKGPGSLKTTRLGLHLIRAAAGITAMYLFFFAIASIPLAQATLVLLLSPFLIPIIGWLWLKDYVARQTWFAIALGFVGVFIFLDPMNSELSPVIAVAFLAAALAAFTKTVIRRMSSTESTSKIVFYFSTLATIASGVPLLWLWEPIPSHHWLGVFALGLLAVYGQLAMTKAFSIAPPAKVGVFTYSSVIFAALLGFWLFDEALAWHMLWGALIIFVAGYFAIRSRRKS; from the coding sequence ATGGCAACGACAGACACCTCACAAAAAGCCGTTATTCTCGCCTCATTTTTAATTTTAAGCGCAGAGGCGAGCTTTGCCGGTGTCAGTGCTTTGGTAAAATTCATCAGCCAGGACCAGCCTTTTGAACAACTGGTGTTTTTTAGAAACCTAACCGCATTTTTAGTATTGCTGCCCTGGCTATGGCGAAAAGGACCTGGGTCGCTCAAAACAACCCGTCTAGGTTTGCATCTCATTCGCGCAGCTGCCGGCATTACCGCCATGTACTTGTTTTTCTTTGCCATAGCCAGTATCCCGCTGGCTCAGGCAACACTGGTGCTGCTTTTATCGCCCTTTTTAATACCAATTATTGGCTGGCTATGGTTAAAAGACTACGTCGCCCGCCAAACCTGGTTCGCTATTGCCCTTGGTTTTGTCGGCGTATTTATTTTCCTCGACCCTATGAACAGTGAACTCTCTCCGGTTATTGCCGTTGCGTTTTTGGCGGCTGCCTTGGCCGCTTTTACCAAAACAGTGATACGGCGTATGTCGAGCACCGAGTCTACCAGTAAAATTGTTTTCTACTTCAGTACGTTAGCAACTATTGCCTCTGGTGTGCCATTGCTTTGGTTATGGGAACCCATTCCCAGTCATCATTGGCTTGGCGTTTTCGCACTTGGCCTACTTGCCGTTTACGGTCAACTAGCGATGACAAAAGCGTTTTCTATAGCGCCCCCCGCAAAAGTCGGTGTTTTCACTTACAGTTCGGTTATTTTTGCCGCCTTGCTGGGCTTTTGGTTATTTGATGAAGCGCTTGCATGGCATATGCTCTGGGGCGCACTCATTATATTTGTGGCGGGCTATTTTGCGATACGCTCACGTCGTAAGAGCTAA
- the miaB gene encoding tRNA (N6-isopentenyl adenosine(37)-C2)-methylthiotransferase MiaB has translation MSKKLYIKTWGCQMNEYDSAKMADLLKSTHGYDVAEDAEDADLILLNTCSIREKAQEKVFHQLGRWKNLKQKKPDLLIGVGGCVASQEGDEIRSRAPFVDIIFGPQTLHRLPEMVNQVSETHAPMVDVSFPEIEKFDRLPEPKADGASAFVSIMEGCSKYCSFCVVPYTRGEEVSRPVDDVIYEIAQLADQGVREVNLLGQNVNAYLGEHFDGTQCRFAELLHLVAAIDGIDRIRYTTSHPVEFTDDIIEAYTTIPELVSHLHLPVQSGSDRVLTMMKRGHTALEYKSKMRALKKARPDIALSSDFIIGFPGESDADFQATMDLIQSVDFDMSFSFIYSARPGTPAADLPDDVSEETKKQRLQILQQRLNQQSMAHARRMLDTEQRILVTGPSKKNPMELSGRTENNRVVNFVGQPHMIGQFVDVRITEVLPNSLRGDLIREEKDMGLRVDTAPETILQRGKVNEPDELGVVKMPPQAS, from the coding sequence ATGAGCAAGAAGTTATATATCAAAACATGGGGTTGTCAGATGAACGAGTACGATTCAGCGAAAATGGCTGATCTACTTAAATCGACACACGGGTACGACGTTGCAGAAGATGCTGAAGACGCTGATCTGATCCTGTTGAACACCTGCTCCATTCGCGAAAAGGCTCAGGAAAAGGTTTTCCACCAGTTAGGTCGCTGGAAAAATCTGAAGCAGAAAAAACCTGACTTGCTCATTGGCGTTGGCGGCTGTGTGGCCTCTCAGGAAGGCGACGAAATTCGCTCTCGCGCCCCCTTTGTCGATATTATATTTGGACCGCAGACGTTGCACCGCCTACCAGAGATGGTCAACCAAGTCAGCGAAACCCATGCGCCAATGGTTGATGTGTCGTTCCCTGAAATTGAAAAGTTTGACCGTTTGCCAGAGCCTAAGGCTGACGGTGCCAGTGCTTTCGTTTCGATTATGGAAGGCTGCAGTAAGTACTGTTCTTTCTGCGTTGTCCCTTACACGCGCGGCGAAGAAGTCAGCCGCCCTGTTGACGATGTCATCTATGAAATTGCTCAGCTGGCAGATCAAGGCGTACGCGAAGTGAATTTGCTCGGTCAAAACGTAAATGCCTACTTAGGTGAACACTTTGATGGCACTCAGTGTCGCTTTGCCGAATTACTTCACCTGGTTGCTGCCATTGATGGCATTGACCGTATTCGTTATACCACATCGCACCCAGTCGAGTTTACCGACGATATTATCGAAGCCTACACAACGATTCCAGAGTTGGTGAGTCATCTGCACTTACCGGTACAGAGCGGCTCTGATCGCGTACTGACAATGATGAAGCGCGGTCATACAGCGCTTGAATACAAGTCAAAAATGCGTGCTTTAAAGAAAGCACGTCCGGACATTGCTCTGTCATCTGACTTCATTATCGGCTTCCCGGGGGAGTCCGATGCTGATTTTCAAGCAACTATGGATTTGATCCAAAGCGTTGATTTTGACATGAGTTTCAGCTTTATTTATAGCGCACGTCCGGGAACTCCGGCCGCCGACTTGCCTGATGACGTTTCAGAGGAAACCAAAAAGCAACGCTTACAAATTTTACAGCAACGCTTAAACCAGCAATCTATGGCGCATGCACGACGTATGCTGGATACTGAGCAAAGAATATTAGTGACAGGACCTTCGAAAAAGAACCCAATGGAACTGTCTGGAAGAACAGAAAATAACCGGGTTGTAAATTTTGTCGGACAACCCCATATGATAGGTCAGTTCGTTGATGTTCGTATTACAGAAGTGTTACCGAACAGTCTTCGCGGCGACCTTATCCGTGAAGAGAAAGACATGGGGCTACGTGTCGACACCGCCCCAGAAACGATTTTACAAAGAGGCAAAGTCAACGAACCTGACGAGTTGGGTGTTGTAAAAATGCCTCCACAAGCGAGTTAA
- a CDS encoding PhoH family protein, which produces MSPQTQTLDFELEPTDSRRLSNLCGPLDENLQHIERRLGVEITHRGHQFRLIGNAKTVSAVQKLLLDLYVDTAPMKGRDGQIEPEQVHLAIQQAKVLEQDRDKGDPAAEKMTHIKTKRGLIKPRNHNQAEYVRAILAHDVNFGIGPAGTGKTYLAVACAVDALERQEVRRILLTRPAVEAGEKLGFLPGDLAQKVDPYLRPLYDALFEMLGFEKVEKLIERNVIEVAPLAYMRGRTLNDAFIILDESQNTTCEQMKMFLTRIGFNSRAVITGDITQVDLPRGQRSGLRHAIEVLNKVSDVSFTFFQAGDVVRHPVVQRIVQAYDEFDKRS; this is translated from the coding sequence TTGAGTCCACAAACGCAAACGCTAGATTTTGAATTGGAGCCGACGGATTCTCGTCGGCTTTCTAACCTCTGCGGGCCTTTAGACGAGAATCTGCAGCATATTGAGCGCCGCCTTGGTGTTGAGATAACCCACCGCGGTCATCAGTTTCGTTTAATAGGCAACGCTAAAACGGTTTCGGCTGTGCAAAAGTTGCTGCTTGATTTATATGTCGATACGGCACCAATGAAAGGTCGTGACGGTCAAATTGAGCCAGAGCAGGTACATTTAGCCATTCAACAGGCCAAAGTCCTTGAACAGGACCGCGACAAAGGCGATCCAGCCGCAGAAAAAATGACACACATTAAGACCAAACGCGGTCTTATTAAGCCACGCAACCATAATCAGGCTGAGTACGTTCGGGCTATTTTGGCTCACGACGTGAATTTCGGCATTGGTCCTGCAGGTACGGGTAAAACCTACTTAGCCGTCGCTTGTGCCGTTGACGCATTAGAGCGCCAGGAAGTCCGCCGTATTTTACTGACCCGTCCGGCTGTGGAAGCAGGCGAAAAACTGGGTTTTTTACCCGGTGATTTGGCTCAAAAGGTCGATCCTTACTTAAGGCCTCTTTATGATGCGCTATTCGAGATGCTTGGCTTTGAAAAGGTCGAGAAGCTTATTGAAAGAAACGTCATTGAAGTTGCCCCACTGGCTTATATGCGTGGTCGTACTTTGAACGATGCCTTTATCATCCTGGATGAAAGTCAAAACACAACCTGTGAACAAATGAAAATGTTCCTGACACGTATCGGCTTTAACTCGCGTGCGGTCATTACCGGCGATATTACACAGGTCGACTTACCACGCGGCCAACGCTCGGGCTTACGTCACGCCATTGAGGTTTTAAATAAAGTATCAGATGTCAGCTTTACCTTTTTCCAGGCAGGAGATGTTGTCAGGCACCCAGTGGTTCAACGTATTGTCCAAGCATACGATGAGTTCGATAAGCGCTCATGA
- the ybeY gene encoding rRNA maturation RNase YbeY: protein MSKITLDYQTAEGIKDAPEESTIALAANAVIKHLGIDKPVELTVRIVKDNEAAELNHQFRSKNYPTNVLSFPFESPVELPIQLLGDLVICQSVVEREAKEQNKSVIAHWTHMVIHGTLHLLGYDHIQEEDAVEMESIEKRIMASLDYPDPYETTSNTEHTL from the coding sequence ATGAGTAAGATCACGCTTGATTACCAAACTGCCGAGGGTATTAAAGACGCACCGGAAGAAAGCACCATTGCTCTTGCGGCCAACGCTGTTATTAAGCACCTTGGTATCGATAAGCCTGTGGAGCTAACGGTTCGAATTGTAAAAGATAACGAAGCCGCTGAACTCAACCACCAGTTCAGAAGCAAAAATTACCCAACAAACGTGCTGTCTTTTCCTTTTGAAAGTCCCGTTGAATTACCCATCCAGTTATTGGGTGATTTAGTCATCTGTCAAAGCGTCGTTGAGCGCGAAGCAAAAGAGCAAAATAAGTCCGTTATCGCCCACTGGACGCACATGGTGATACACGGTACTCTGCACCTTTTGGGTTACGACCATATACAAGAAGAAGATGCCGTCGAAATGGAGTCGATAGAAAAGCGAATTATGGCTTCTCTTGATTATCCAGACCCATATGAAACAACAAGCAACACGGAGCATACACTTTAA
- the corC gene encoding CNNM family magnesium/cobalt transport protein CorC (CorC(YbeX) belongs to the Cyclin M Mg2+ Exporter (CNNM) family, and was characterized as belonging to a set of three proteins, at least one of which must be present for CorA to function.) translates to MSDDNPHSANGSAGKSWAAKLLQIFTGEPKSREELVDLIQDAEERDLIDNDTKEMIEGVLDVAELKVRDIMIPRSQMVTIDVHQSVEEFLPIVIDSQHSRYPVVTDNKDQVEGILLAKDLLSYGFNSNEEDFSLEKVMRPAVIVPESKRVDVLLKDFRSNRYHMAIVVDEYGGVSGLVTIEDILEEIVGEIEDETDINENDDKQNIRRLSPTRYSVKALTTIEDFNDYFKSEFSDEEHDTVGGLVAHGFGHLPQAGEEITLGNFTFRITNADKRRIQQLQVSIQEVDTSESTE, encoded by the coding sequence ATGAGCGACGACAACCCCCACTCAGCCAACGGCTCGGCGGGTAAATCTTGGGCAGCCAAGTTATTACAAATATTCACCGGTGAGCCGAAAAGCAGAGAAGAACTCGTCGATTTAATTCAGGACGCTGAAGAGCGTGATCTGATTGATAACGATACCAAAGAAATGATTGAAGGCGTGCTCGATGTCGCGGAGCTTAAGGTTCGCGATATCATGATTCCGCGCTCGCAAATGGTCACTATTGATGTACACCAAAGCGTCGAAGAGTTTTTACCCATCGTTATCGACTCTCAACACAGTCGCTATCCGGTAGTGACGGATAATAAAGATCAGGTTGAGGGTATTCTACTCGCGAAAGACTTGCTCAGTTATGGCTTTAACTCAAACGAAGAGGACTTTTCGTTAGAAAAGGTCATGCGCCCGGCTGTCATTGTTCCTGAAAGCAAGCGGGTAGACGTGTTGCTGAAAGACTTCCGCTCTAATCGTTATCACATGGCTATTGTGGTTGACGAGTATGGCGGCGTTTCGGGCCTCGTGACGATTGAAGACATTCTCGAAGAAATTGTTGGTGAGATTGAGGATGAAACCGATATTAATGAGAACGATGACAAGCAAAACATTCGTCGTTTAAGTCCGACCCGTTATTCAGTGAAAGCACTAACCACTATCGAAGACTTTAACGACTACTTTAAGTCTGAGTTCAGTGATGAAGAACACGACACTGTTGGTGGTTTAGTCGCTCATGGGTTTGGTCACCTCCCACAAGCCGGAGAAGAAATTACGCTGGGTAACTTCACTTTCCGCATCACCAACGCCGATAAGCGAAGGATTCAACAGCTTCAGGTCAGCATTCAGGAAGTCGATACGTCGGAGAGTACTGAATAA